The Burkholderiales bacterium JOSHI_001 genomic sequence CCATGACCCCCTTGGACAGCGACGAGGACGACAATCCACCCATGTTCGACGTCGAGGACGACGCCGCGCTGCCCGAAGAAGCACTGTCAGAATTGCAGCAACTTGAACAATTGCGACGCGCCTTCACCCGGCTGGAAGGCCGATGTCAGGGCCTGCTAACTTTGTTGTTCGAAGACGCGGACCAGAAGCCCGAGTACGCCGTCATCGCGCTGAAACTGGACATGCCGGTGGGCGGCATCGGCCCCACCCGGGCCCGTTGCCTGGGCAAGTTGCGCAAGCTGCTTGAGCAGTAAGTCACGATCCCCCGCATTCAGGGTGCGTATCTGGCCAACACCATGTCACTCTGTTAAGCATCCATAAACTGTTGCGCCAGGGACCATGACACGCTTGGAACAACTCTCCGACGCCGACCTGACCACCATGCTGCAGCGCGCCAGGGCCTTGCCCGATGCGCCAGCGGCCTGGGTCGACCGGGCGATCGCCATGTTCCCCGCCAAGCCGCGCGCCGAACCGCTGTCCCAGCAGATCGGGCGGGCGCTGCAGCGGGTGGTGGGCACCTTGCGCATCGACAGTTGGGCGCCCCCTGCCGGCATGGCCATGGCGCTGCGTTCCACGGCCAACCTGGAAACCCGGCACCTGCTGTTCAACGCCGCCGGCCGCGACATCGACCTGCGCATTTCCACCGCCGGCCAGGGTTTTGAGCTTTGCGGCCAGATCCTGGGCCCGGACGAAACCGGCAACGTGGCCCTGGTTCGGCTGCCCCGGCCGGACGTCCACGGCCATGAAACCCACATGGTTCGGGTGGACGACCTGGGCGAATTCCGGATTGGCGGCCTGAGCGCCGGCACCTTTGCCCTGACTTTCCGCATGGGCGACGAAGAGATCACCCTGCCTCCCATCGAGCTGGGTGACCGGCCGCAGTGAACTCGGCGGTCGCCCAGGCCGCCTTGCCGCCCGAATGGTCGGCGGCGGCTTGGGCGCAGCGGCTGATTGAACAGCCTGAACAGCTTCCCAGCGACTTCTCAGCCGAACAGGCCTTGGCCGTTGCCTGGGCCCTGAAGGACGCCTGCTACGCCGCCTGGAGCAGCCAGCCGCAGCGGGCGGGGCCGGCGGCGCAGGCGCTGGCAGCCATGCTGGATCAGGTTCGCGCCTCGGGCAACTGGCCGTTGGATGCCGAACGTGAACTCATGGCCCTGGGGCTGTGGACCGAGGGCATCGCCCAAATTGCCGCCAGCCACATGGACGAGGCCGCCACGGCGCTGGCCAAGGCCGGTGACTTGTTTGGCGCCTTGCACCAGGATGACCACGCGGCCCAGACCCAGGTGCCCCGCATCATGGCGCTGACCCTGGCGGGTCGGCATTCGGATGCGGCCGAGTGCGGAGAGCGCACCCAGAAGGAGTTCCTGCGGCTGGGAGACATGCTGTCGGCGGCCAAGGTCACACTGAACCTGGGCAACTTCCAGATGAGCCGCGACGAGAGCCGGCTGGCGGCCACGCACTATCGCAGGGCCGCAGTTCTGTTCGCACGCTCAGGCGATGTTCAACATTCCGTCATGGCCGATATCGGATTGGGTCGGGCATTGACCAACATGGGAGAACTGGGCGAAGCCCTCCGAATCAACAAGCGGGCGCGCATGCGCGCAGACACCCATTCATTGCCAGTCCTTGAGGCGATGGCGGACGAGTCGGTTGCGCTGCTGGACCTGGCCCGCGGGCACTACAGCGACGCGCTGCAGGGCTTTGAGCGTACGCGCAGGCGCTACTCCGTTCTGGAGATGCCTCAGCAACTGGCCATCGCCGAGATGCAGTTGGGTGAGGTCTACTTGGAATTGAGGCTGCTGCCCGAGTCTGTCATGCAGTTTGAGCGCTCGCTGGTGGCCATGCAGGAGTTGGGCATGCGCGACGAGCAGGCCTGGGTGCTGTTATCCCACGCCCGTGCAATTGCCTTGCTGGGTCATGCCGAGCGTGCACAGGCACTGCTTCGGACCGCAAGCACCATCTTCGCCACGCTGGCCAGCCATGTGGGCCAGGCGGCGGTCACGCTGGCGCAGGCTGAACTTGCCATGGCCCTTGGGCGACCACAAAGAGCCATGGAACTGGCTGATCTGGCGGCCCAGGGATTTCATGGCCAAGGTCGGGTCGACGGTGAGGTCCGTGCCGAAGCCACCGCCGCGCATGCCCTGCTTCAGCTGGGCAAGTCGGCCGCAGCGCGATCAAGGTTGAAAGGCGCCCTTCGAAGAGCGCAGGACATGCATCTGGTTCTTGTCCAAGTCCTTTGCCATACCGGCCTTGGGCTGGTCGCTCAAGCCGAGGGCAGCTTGGGCGATGCGAGGACCGAGTTCGAGACGGCCATCAGACTGTTCGACGAGCAGCGCCGCGCCCTGCCTTGTGACGAGATGCGCAGTGCGCTGCTTGCCAACCACTTGCGCCCCTACCAGGAACTGCTCCGCATGGCGCTGGAAAAGCCTGAGCCCGACGCGGACGAGGCACTTCGGCGCCTGGATCACCTCAGCGCGCGCGCGCTGGGCGAAAGGCTGCTGCAGGGCGCCCATGCCAGAGGCGACGAGAACACCCTGGAACTGCGCGCGCGACTGAATTGGCTGTACCGCCACGTCAATGGCAGAAGCGAATCGGGTGAGCGATCACCTGGGCTCATTGCCGAGTTGCGCTGGACGGAGCAGGAACTGCTGGAACGGGCCCGCCGTGAGCGACTGCTGGACAGCCCTGTGAACAACGCCATCCAGGATGGTCACTTCGAACCCGCCGCGCTGTGCAGCCGGCTGGAGTCGCAGGACGCACTGGTCGAGTACGGCGTGCTGGAGGACGAGCTTTTCGCCTGCGTCGTTCAACGCAACGGCGTGCACCTGTACCGCAGGCTGGCGTCCTGGACCGAAGTCATCGGTGCAGTGCGAGCCGCCCGGTTCCAGATCGATGCCATGCGCTACGGCGCCGAGGCGCTAACGCCTCACCATGAGCGGCTGCATCGCCGTGTCACCACCCACCTGCAACGCCTGCACCGGCTGGTCTGGGAACCCTTTGCCGGTGCTCTGGCGAACTGCCGGCGCGTGCTGGTGGTGCCGTATGGGGAACTGGGGACCATGCCGTTTGCAGCCCTCGGCAACGGTCAACTCACCCTGGGTGAGCAACATGGGTTGGCCTTGTGCCCCAGCGCACAGATCGCGCTGCGCATGCTGGCACCTTGGCCGGGCGCACCGCGAAAGGCCTTGGCGCTGGGCGATTCCCAGCGCCTGGTTCACGCCAGCCAGGAAGCACGGGCAGTGGCCGCCATGTTCCCGCAGTCGCAGCTGAGGGTCGACGATCAGGCCACCATCGAGGCACTGCGAACTCTGGCCGCCGACGCCGACGTTGTGCATCTGGCCTGTCACGCCGAGTTTCGACGCGACAACCCCATGTTTTCAGCGCTGCATCTGGCCGACGGCCCGCTGACCGCTGAATTGGTGGAGGGCCTGCGCCTGCCCAATGCCGTGGTCGTTCTCAGCGCTTGTGAAACCGGGCTGGCCGGCAATCCCAGCGGCGACGAACTGGTGGGCCTGGTGCGCGCCTTCCTGGTTGCCGGTGCAAGTCGGATCTTGGCCACATTGTGGCCAGTGGACGATGCCGTCACCGTCGAGTTCATGCGCCACTTCTACCAGGCGCTGTGCGCTGGTCAAACCCCCTCGTCCGCCTTGCAACAGGCCCAGAAAGGCGTCCGCCAGGAGCGCCCGCACCCTTTCCATTGGGCGCCCTTCGTGCTTCACGGTGGCTGGTAGCGGGTACACCCAGGGGCATGCGCCAATGTGCCGCAGACTGTTACGTGTCTCCCTTAAGAAACACTCCTTGCGATGTATCAAGATCGCATGATCTGATTCTGTGCAAGTCGGCGGACATCCGTCGACGGAGGGGGAAACGTGAAAAGGTGCATTGAACGTCGAATCGCATGCCTTCCGTGGAAGTCGGCAGCGGCGGCGGCTGTGTCTCTGCTGGGATTGACCGCCCACGCTGCCGCCAGCTTGGACAGTGAGGTCCTTTTGAAGTTGCGCAGTGCCGCGGTGCTGGCGCCGGTACTTCAGCAACATGGGCTCACGCTGACAGCCACTTTTGGCGCTCGGCCCATTTACCGAGTCCAAGTGGCTGCCGGTGCGACAGCTGAAACCGTGCTGCCCGCGTTGCGTTTGGATCCCAATGTGTTGATTGCTGAAGCCAACACGGTGCAGGGTGCGCCCGAAGCGGCAAAGGGCACACTCCCCTGGGCCATCGGCACCCAAGACGCCTACGCCGCCCAATGGGCCGGTGCCGCCCTGAACCTGTCGGCGGCCCAAGCACTGGCCTCGGGCAGTGGGGTCACGGTGGCGGTGCTGGACACCGGCGTGGACTTCAGCCACCCGGCCTTGTTGGGCCACCTGCGGGCCGGCTGGGACTTCGTGGACGGCGACACCGACGCGTCCGAAGGTGGCAGTTCGACCGACGCGGCCTGGGGCCATGGCACCCATGTGGCCGGGCTGGTGGCCATGACGGCGCCAGGCGCCACGATCTGGCCGCTGCGTGTGCTGGATTCGAACGGCCAGGGAAATTCATGGGCCATCGCCGAAGCCATGCTCTATGCCGTGGACCCGGACGGCAACCCGGCCACCAACGATGGCGCCCAGGTCATCAACCTGAGCCTGGGCACGACCACGCGCACCGCCTGGATGCGCGTGATCCAGAACCTGGTCAGTTGCACCGCACCTGACGCCGGTGACCTGGCCGGCGATCTGAGCGACCCTGGCTTCAATGACGACAAGGCCCGCTGTGCCGCGTCGGGCGGCCCGGTCGTGGTGGCGGGCGCGGGCAACAACGCCAACACCAAGCGCTTTTACCCCGCTGCCGAAGGCGTGTATGGCCTGATCGCGGTGGCGGCGAGCAATTCGTCGGGCGCGCTGGCCGGTTTCAGCAACTATGGCAAGTGGATCGGGCAGGCCGCGCCCGGCGAACAAATCACCAGCACCATGCCGGGCGGCCTTTACGGCACCTGGAGCGGCACCTCCATGGCCGCACCCATCGTCTCCGGCACGGCTGCGTTGGCGAAGTCCATGTCGCCTCGCATGCCGGCCGAAGACATTCGGCGTTGCATGGAAAGCACCGGCAACCGCATCTACGGCAGCGAGATCAGCCAGGTCAACCCCAGCGCCCTGCTGCATGCCGTGGCCAAGGACCCGCGCGGCTGCCGCTGAGACCACCAGCCCGCCGTTCACGCCGCGGGCCACGGCGGGCCCCCAACCCGCTCCGCTGACGGCGCCACGGTGCCGTCAGCGCGGGTCGTCCGAGTGGATCTGCAGCGCTTCCAGGAAGCGCGACACCATGTTGTAGGACGCGATGGTGGCCACCAGTTCCACCAACTGGCGCTCGCCCAGCTGGCGGCGCACGGCCTGCACACGCGCATCGTCCACCTGCACATGGCGCGTCATGGCGTCGCACAGCGCCAGCACGTCGCGTTGCAGCGGCGTGTAGGCCTGGCTGGCCGGCCAGTCGGGTAACGCGTCCAACTGGTCCTGGCTCAAACCCTCCTGCAGTGCGATAGGCGCATGCTGGTCGGCTTCGTAGGGCGCGCCATTCAGGTGGGCGATGCGCATGATGACCAGTTCACGCAGCGCGCCGGGCAGTGCCAGTTTCTGCCGCACCTGGGTCATGAAGCCCAGCCAGCCTTCGGCCAGCGGCGGGCTGTGCAGCAGCATCTGGTACAGGTGCAGCACGCTGCCGCGTTCGGCAACGATGCGCTGCACCAGGGGCTGCGCGTCGGGGGCTGCGAGGTCGGCATAGGGGATGCGCGCCATGTCAATGCCTCGGGGTGTCACTCGGCCTTGATGTCGTTGGCCTTCACCACCTTGGCCCAGGTGTCGATCTGCTGGTCCACAAAGGCCTGCGCCGCGGCCGGCGTGCCGATGTTCACCACGATGCCCTGGGCGCTGAGCTTGTCGGCCACCTCGGCGGTTTTCAAGGCGGCGTTGATCTCTTCGTTCATGCGCCTGACGATGTCCGGCGGGGTCTTGGCCGGGGCCAGCACCGCCCACCAGGCCGGCGCGTCGAAGCCGGCAAAGCCGCTTTCGGCCACCGTGGGCACGCCGGGCAGGTTGGCACTGCGCTGGCTGGTGGTGACCGCCAGCGCGCGCAGCTTGCCGCTGTCGATGTGCGGCTTGGACAGGAACACCGAGCCCACCGCCAAGGGCACGTGGCCGGCCAGGGCGTCGTTCATCAGCGGGCCGCCGCCGCGGTAGGGCACATGCACCAGGTCCAGCTTGGCGCCTTTGCCCAGCATGGTCATCGCCAGGTGGCCCAGGCTGCCGGAACCAATGCTGCCGTAGCTGAGGCTGCCGCCGCCCTGGCTGGCCTTCACCACATCGGCAAAGCCCTTGTAGGGCGTGGCAGCGGCCGTGGTGACCACCATCGCCCCGGTGCCGATCAGCGCCACGGTGCTGAGGTCTCGCTTGGTGTCGTAGGGCAGGTTGGGCATCAGGCTGGGGTTCACCCCATGGGTGTCGAACACCACTGCGAAGGTGTAGCCGTCGGCCGGCGCGTTCACCACCGCACCGGTGCCGATGGCGCCGGATGCACCGCCCTTGTTGTCCACCACCACGCTCTGGCCCAGGCGCTGCTGCAGCACCGGCGCCAGGATGCGCGCCACCTGGTCCACCGAGCCGCCGGGCGGAAACACCGCCACCAGCTTGATGGCTTGCTTGGCCGGCCAGGCCTGGCCCGGCGCGGCCAGGGGCAGCGCGCAGACCACGGCGGCCAGAAGGATCGAACGGCGCAAGACAGACATGAGCAGAAGCCTTCTTCCTGAGAAGGCCGCAGTGTGCGGTAGCGCCCCAGGAGCGTCGAGGTGGAAACCCCGCAGTTTCCTGTCCCCGCCAGCGCCACGGTCCGCGGGGCGCGGAAGCTCAGCGCAGCTTCAGCGGCCCAGCAGGCGGGCGGTGTCGGCCCGCGTAGGCATGCCGTCGATGGCGCCGAGGTCCTGCACCGACAGCGCGGCGGCGCAACCGTGCCGCGCCCAGGCCCAGGCCGGCCAGCAGCAGCACGCCGCTGGCGGGCTCGGGCACCGGCAGGGCCGCCAGCGCCACGATGCCGCGCAACTGGCTGCCCACCGGGGCGGTGTACAGGGTGCTCAGGTTCTGGCCGTTCAGGTCCATGGCGTACAGCTGGCCGAACAGGCTGGACAGGTAGATCGCGTCGCCTTCCACGTCGATGCCGTTCAGGAAGCCGATGTTGCTGGCCAGGCTGATGCGGCCGCTGCCGTCCAGGTTGCTGCGCACCACCTCGCCGAAGGTGGTGCTCAGGTAGATGTACTGCGATGTCACCTCGAAGTCATAGGACTGGATGCCGGTCAACAACGTGACGGCGTTGCTGCCGTCCAGGTTGCTGCGGCGCAGGCGGTCGGTGCCGGCCACTTCGCTCCAGTACAGGAAGCCGCCGGCCGCGTCCACCGCCGAAGGGTTGCTCAGGCCGCTGAGCAGCAGTTCAGAGACGGGCGCAGCGCCGTAGGGGTCGGTCACCTTGTAGAGGCTGTTGCTGTTCAAGGCGGACCAGTACAGCGTGCCCGCCTCGATGTCCAGGTCATAGGGGTTGCCGACGCCGAAGCCGGACAAGCCGCTGCCGTTGGGCTCACTGGTGCTGAGCTGGCCCAACTGCTGGTCGGGCCACCACAGCTGGCCGTCCGGCGCTTCCAGCCCATTGGGGCCCCTGATGTTGGCCGTGCCCGACACCAGGCTTTGCACCACGGGTGCGGCGCCGCCCAGACCAGCACCGGACATGATGAAGCTGGCCCCGGGCACGAAGGGCCGCGTCTGCGGCGCGGTTTCGGACCAATACAGCGTGGTGCCGGCCGGCGGCAGTGTGTTGGCCAGGGCTCCGGTGGTGGCCAGGACAGTGGCCGCCAGGACCAGGCGCAGGGCAGGAAGTTGGGGCATGAAGGGCTCCGGGAAGGACGGCAACATGGTCTTACGCCGCGGGCGAGCTTGTCCAGGCTCAGCGACCCCAGGATCCGGGGGATGGCCGCGCGCGCGGGCGCGGGCTTCAGCGCGTCTGGCCGATGTGGCGCACCACGCCCGCGAAGAAGTTGTGCACGCCGCTGGCGCTCATGCGGCGCGCGTTTGAAAGCTCTCCGGCCTGGGTGGCAAACAGAACCCGCTCGTCGGCCGCCAGCACGACCGCGGCCGGTATGCCCTTGCGGATGGGGTCGCCATAGGCCTTCGCCAGGTCCAGGTTGCGGTCGAAGCGGCCGACATCCACCTTGACCAGTTCGAACTGCCGCGCCATCAACTCGGCAGTGCGCCCGCTGCTGAGCGCCTGGTCCAGGCGGCGGCAGTCCTCGCACCAGTTCGCGCCGAAGACCACCAGCACGCGGCGCGGGCCGGCGCCGGCCGCCGCCAGCGCGCGGCGGATGTCGGCGCGGGCGTCGGCCGACTCGTCATACGGCGACGGGGCGGCGGCGGCGGAGGCGGAGGCAGCGAAGGCCGCCCACAAGAGCAAGGGACGTCTGTGCACAAGCCACTCCTGGCGACGCGTCGCTCCCCGACCGGGTGCCCGCGAGGCGACCATTCTCGCGCGCACCGGGTGGACAAGACCCCGCGGGCGCCAGGGTGGCCGCGCTTCCCGCGCCTGGGCCGTGGGACTAAGCTGCGCGGGTCAGCAACCCGTGAAAGGAGCCGCCCATGAAGACTGTCCTGATTGCGCTCGTCTTCGTTGGTACCAGTGCCCTGGCATGCCCCGATGCCGTCAAGGATGCCATGGCACCCAGCGCCGACAAGCCGGTCGTCGCCGCCGTGAAAGCCAAGCCCGCGGCAACGCAGCGGGCCAGCACCAAGGCGGTGACCAAGGTGGTCGCGGCCAAGCCGGCGACCGACGTGCGCAAGGCCACGACGCTGTAGCGCGTGGTGGCCGCCCGCCGGGCCAGGTGGCTGCACCGGCCCGGCATTTTTTTGCCCGCCGGCGCCCACCGGGCCGGCTGCCGCCCCAGCGGGACGGTCAGTTCCCCAACAGTTCCACCAGCACCGCAGCGGCGCGCAGGCATTGCGCCCGCGACACATCCAGGTGCGTCACTGCGCGCACGGTGCGCGGTCCGAAGGCATTGACCAGCACGCCGCGGGACCGCGCCTGGGCACTCAGCGTGGGGGCGTCCAAGGCCAGGTCCGCAGGCAGGTGGAACACCACGATGTTGGTCTGGACCGTGGCCAGGTCCAGCCGCACCGGCGCGCCGGCAACCAGGGCTTCGGCCAAGGCACGCGCATGGGCGTGGTCCTCGGGCAGCCGCGCCAGGTGGTGGTCCAGCGCATGCAGCGCGGCGGCCGTGAACACACCGTTCTGGCGCATTGCCCCACCCATCCGCTGGCGGTGTCGGGTGGCGCTTGCGATCAAGGCCTTCGGGCCGGCCAGCAGCGACCCGCCGGGCGCGCCCAGGCCCTTGCTGAACGCCACGGCCACCAGGTCGAAGGGCGCCGCCAACTCGGCCACGGGCAGGCCGCTGGCCGCACTGGCGTTCCACAGCCGGGCGCCATCGAGGAAGGTGGCCAGACCCAGTTCACGGGCCAATGCGCAAATGTCCAGCACGTCGGCCTGCGGGACCACCACGCCGCCGGCGCGGTTGTGCGTGTTTTCCACCTCCACCAGGGTGGTGGTGGGAAAGATGGGGAAGTTGCGCGGCTTGACCGCCAGGCGCAGTTCGTCGGCACTGAACCGGCCGCCCTGCCCGATCTCGTGGATCTGCACACCGGCATTGGCCGCCGCGCCGCCCAGTTCATGCCAGGCGGCGTGGGACTCGCGGCAGGCGATCACCTCGTCACCCGGTCGCGTCAGGGTGCGCAGCGCCACCTGGTTGGCCATGGTTCCCGTGGGCAGCCACACCGCGGCCTCCTTGCCCAGCAGTTCAGCGCAACGTGCCTGCAGCCGGTTGGTGCTGGGGTCCTCGCCGTATTGGTCGTCCCCCACCAAGGCGGCGGCCATGGCCTGACGCATCGCGTCGGTGGGTTGCGTGACGGTGTCAGAGCGCAGGTCGATGCGGTCGGTCATGGTGTGAACAGGCGGGGTTGGCAAGCTGAGCGGGCCACGAACGCGGCAGCCACTGGCGCTGCATCACCTTACCAGCCCGGCGGCAGTTCTCGCCGCCAAGCGTTCGTTGCGCGTTCACTCAGCGCGGTGCCAGGGCCTGCATCAGGTCTGCGGCCGGCGCAGCTTCACCCCAGGCCGGCACGTCTTCCGGCAACCTCAGCCAGGGCTGCTTCCGTTTCACCCAGATGTGGGCGACCGCCTCGAGTTCATCGCTTCGGTCCAGCGTGCCCGCACGCACGACCAACATGCCGGGACGTGCGCTGTTCGAGTTGTAGATGCGGGTGTGGCAGATGGGGCACATGCGCTGGATCGACTGGCTGCCGCTGGGGGTGGTCAGTTCATACACTGCCAAGGGACCGCTCACGCTCAGCGCCGCCTCCGGCAGGATGAACTGCAGGCTGAAGGCGCTGCCGCTCCAGGTCTGGCAGTCCCGGCAGTGGCAGGCATAGGTGCGTGGCAGTGCATCCAGTGCCAGCGTGTAGCGCACCGCACCACAGCGGCAAGCGCCGTGAATCTCAGACATCTTGGCCTCCTTGTTCCGCTGAGCCGCGCGAACCCGGGCCACAGACCCGGCAGTCGCTCGGCAGCATGCAGCAGTTGCAAAACAATGACCCGAAGTACCGCGCCATGTCAGTCACCGGGGGGGCGAGGTGACACCAGCATCGGCATGCGCAGGCTCACGCAGTTGCCACCCGGGGTCGCCTGAAGTTCCAGTGTCGCACCCAGGCGCTGGGCGCGCAGCCGCATGTTGGACCGACCGCGCCCGCGCGAATCGGCATGGCCCTCGCTGGCGCTGCCGCGGCCGTCGTCGGCGATGTCCAGGGCCAGCGTGCCGTCTTCGTGGCCCAGGCGCACCCGAACGGTCTGCGCCCGCGCATGCTTGAGTATGTTGGTCATGGCTTCCTGGGCGATGCGCAGGATCTGCAGGGCATCGTGCGGCGCGATCGCCAGCACCTCGTCGGGCAGGTCGAGCTGCCAATGCGGCGTCAGCCCGGCCTCGCGCAGCCGTGCGTCCCAGCGGAAGTGGAAGTTGCCGAAGGCGGTGCGGAAGTCGCCTTCATCGGACGCCAGCGCCTCGATCGCCAGGCGCATTTCGTCGATCGCCCCGCGCAGGGTGTCGGCCATGGAGTCTGCATCCAGCGCGCCGCGTTCGGCACGCGACAGCGACGTGAAGAGCTGCGAGCCCAGGCCGTCGTGCAGGTCGCGCATGATGCGCTGGCGCTCGTCGGTGGCGGCCTGGCTGCGCTGCAGGGCGGCGATGCGTTCGTAGCTGGCCACCACCTCGCGTTCGCGCTGCTGCACGCGCGACTCCAGCGTGCGGTTGGCCGCCTCCACCTCGCCCAGCGTGCGCACCAGGCGCAGGGCCAGCAGCGCCCCCATCACCACCAGCAGCAACATGGCCGCGTGGTGCAGCAGGAAGTGGCGCTCCCCCGCCCAGCCGGGTGCCAGGGCCTGCACCAGCGGCGAGCGCCAGGCCACCAGGTAGTCGTGCAGGCCGGCCACGAAGGCCACCAGCAGCGCCACGGCGATGGAGATGGTGGCCGCGCTGCGCTGGCGCCAGGCCGCGGTGCTGGCGGTGATGGCAATGGCCAGGCCCACCGGCAGCAAACCCGCCACCCACACCCGGGCGGTGAAGGCTTCGCCGCCCACCAGGTAGGCCAGCGGACCCAGCGCCCAGTAGCCCAGCAGGCCGCGGGTGATCCAGCGCCGCTGCCAACCCGCCAGCGCCAGCGTGAACAGCGCCAGCACCACGATGAAGCCGCCGGTGCTCAGGAAGTACATCAGCCGCCAGGCGTCCCACACCGGTGGGCTCAGGGTGTCGAACACGAAGGTGGTGGTGCGCAGTGCCCACAGCAGTGCGGCCAGGCCGAACAGCCCGTACAGCACCTCGTTGCGCCGGCGCCACCAGACCAGCAGCACCAGCAGGCCCACGACCGCGCCGCTGGCCACCGCCACCACCGGCACGCTGCGGGCGATGAACAGGCGCTGGTCGAAACGGGCTTGCAGCACCGTCTGCGGCCCCAGGGCCAGCGGCGGCATCATCGTGTCGCGGTGGTGCCAGGCGGCCTCGGCCCGCACCAGCAGCAGGTTGGCGCCGGGCCGCAGGGCCGCCGCCGGCAGCGGAAGCAGTGAAGGCCTTTCCCAGCGCACCCGCAGGCGGGGTGAATTCTGGGTGACCTCGGCCACCAAGGCGCCGTTCAGCCAGAGCCGACCCCCACCGTAGAAATAGGGCAGGTAGATCATCCAGAAATCGCGCTGGGCCGCTGCCGCGTCCATGTCGAAGTGGATGCGGTACCAGGCCGCCGGCGCCACCTGCGCGTCGGCCAACGGCACCTCGCGCCAGCGCGGGTCGTCGGCGGCGGGCGGCTCGGCCTGCGACGAGACGATCACCTCGGCGCGTGCCGGCTGCAGCGGCTGCGCAGCCTGGCCCGTGGCCGCGCCGGCCAGCGCGGCCAGGCCCAGCGCGGCCAGGCTAGAGCAGGCCCATCTGGCCAGCTTCATACACGGCTTCGCCGCGCGAGTGCACGGCCAGCTTGCGGTAGATCTTCTTCACATGGGTGACCACGGTGTGGGGCGAGATCGCGAGCAGTTCGCCCACCGCTTCGAAGCTGAAGCCCTTGGCCACCAGGCGCAGGATCTCGGTTTCGCGCTCCGACAGCGGCGAGCCGGCGGCCGTGGCCGCCGGTGGGGCAGGCGCTGCGGCCGGGGCGTCGCTGCTGGGCGCGATGCGAAAGCGGGCCAGCACGCGGCGCGCGATGC encodes the following:
- a CDS encoding RNA polymerase sigma factor, sigma-70 family (PFAM: Sigma-70 region 2~TIGRFAM: RNA polymerase sigma factor, sigma-70 family); the encoded protein is MQEQDDAELVRRCRHGDNAAWATLVRRYQRLVYTIVGRIGLDEHGAADVFQTVFSRLFEHLARIEDPQRLQAWIVTTAKREALLQRQRARRTVSMTPLDSDEDDNPPMFDVEDDAALPEEALSELQQLEQLRRAFTRLEGRCQGLLTLLFEDADQKPEYAVIALKLDMPVGGIGPTRARCLGKLRKLLEQ
- a CDS encoding subtilisin-like serine protease (PFAM: Subtilase family): MLPALRLDPNVLIAEANTVQGAPEAAKGTLPWAIGTQDAYAAQWAGAALNLSAAQALASGSGVTVAVLDTGVDFSHPALLGHLRAGWDFVDGDTDASEGGSSTDAAWGHGTHVAGLVAMTAPGATIWPLRVLDSNGQGNSWAIAEAMLYAVDPDGNPATNDGAQVINLSLGTTTRTAWMRVIQNLVSCTAPDAGDLAGDLSDPGFNDDKARCAASGGPVVVAGAGNNANTKRFYPAAEGVYGLIAVAASNSSGALAGFSNYGKWIGQAAPGEQITSTMPGGLYGTWSGTSMAAPIVSGTAALAKSMSPRMPAEDIRRCMESTGNRIYGSEISQVNPSALLHAVAKDPRGCR
- a CDS encoding hypothetical protein (PFAM: Carboxymuconolactone decarboxylase family~TIGRFAM: alkylhydroperoxidase AhpD family core domain), with translation MARIPYADLAAPDAQPLVQRIVAERGSVLHLYQMLLHSPPLAEGWLGFMTQVRQKLALPGALRELVIMRIAHLNGAPYEADQHAPIALQEGLSQDQLDALPDWPASQAYTPLQRDVLALCDAMTRHVQVDDARVQAVRRQLGERQLVELVATIASYNMVSRFLEALQIHSDDPR
- a CDS encoding hypothetical protein (PFAM: Tripartite tricarboxylate transporter family receptor), encoding MSVLRRSILLAAVVCALPLAAPGQAWPAKQAIKLVAVFPPGGSVDQVARILAPVLQQRLGQSVVVDNKGGASGAIGTGAVVNAPADGYTFAVVFDTHGVNPSLMPNLPYDTKRDLSTVALIGTGAMVVTTAAATPYKGFADVVKASQGGGSLSYGSIGSGSLGHLAMTMLGKGAKLDLVHVPYRGGGPLMNDALAGHVPLAVGSVFLSKPHIDSGKLRALAVTTSQRSANLPGVPTVAESGFAGFDAPAWWAVLAPAKTPPDIVRRMNEEINAALKTAEVADKLSAQGIVVNIGTPAAAQAFVDQQIDTWAKVVKANDIKAE
- a CDS encoding PEP-CTERM putative exosortase interaction domain-containing protein (PFAM: PEP-CTERM motif~TIGRFAM: PEP-CTERM putative exosortase interaction domain); protein product: MLPSFPEPFMPQLPALRLVLAATVLATTGALANTLPPAGTTLYWSETAPQTRPFVPGASFIMSGAGLGGAAPVVQSLVSGTANIRGPNGLEAPDGQLWWPDQQLGQLSTSEPNGSGLSGFGVGNPYDLDIEAGTLYWSALNSNSLYKVTDPYGAAPVSELLLSGLSNPSAVDAAGGFLYWSEVAGTDRLRRSNLDGSNAVTLLTGIQSYDFEVTSQYIYLSTTFGEVVRSNLDGSGRISLASNIGFLNGIDVEGDAIYLSSLFGQLYAMDLNGQNLSTLYTAPVGSQLRGIVALAALPVPEPASGVLLLAGLGLGAARLRRRAVGAGPRRHRRHAYAGRHRPPAGPLKLR
- a CDS encoding threonine aldolase (PFAM: Beta-eliminating lyase), which translates into the protein MTDRIDLRSDTVTQPTDAMRQAMAAALVGDDQYGEDPSTNRLQARCAELLGKEAAVWLPTGTMANQVALRTLTRPGDEVIACRESHAAWHELGGAAANAGVQIHEIGQGGRFSADELRLAVKPRNFPIFPTTTLVEVENTHNRAGGVVVPQADVLDICALARELGLATFLDGARLWNASAASGLPVAELAAPFDLVAVAFSKGLGAPGGSLLAGPKALIASATRHRQRMGGAMRQNGVFTAAALHALDHHLARLPEDHAHARALAEALVAGAPVRLDLATVQTNIVVFHLPADLALDAPTLSAQARSRGVLVNAFGPRTVRAVTHLDVSRAQCLRAAAVLVELLGN
- a CDS encoding hypothetical protein (PFAM: Glutathione-dependent formaldehyde-activating enzyme); this translates as MSEIHGACRCGAVRYTLALDALPRTYACHCRDCQTWSGSAFSLQFILPEAALSVSGPLAVYELTTPSGSQSIQRMCPICHTRIYNSNSARPGMLVVRAGTLDRSDELEAVAHIWVKRKQPWLRLPEDVPAWGEAAPAADLMQALAPR